One stretch of Candidatus Eisenbacteria bacterium DNA includes these proteins:
- a CDS encoding SDR family oxidoreductase, which yields MSRYLITGGAGFIGSHLVRAFARDAEWVRVLDDFSTGRMENLRGAGERVEIVRGDLRDLDTVRRAARGAEYVLHHAAVVSVPLSIADPIRTNDVNVGGTMNVLLAAREERAKRVVFASSTAVYGNSDRLPKREEDPCHPFSPYAATKRVGEVYGDLFHRLWDVPFVALRYFNVFGPGQDENSPYAAAIPLFIRALLRGETPVIYGDGRQTRDFVYIEDVIQANRLALHCPNAVGHVFNIANGIEIDLNHLVAVLGRLIGSLRKPRYAEPRPGDIHRSLADIRLAREVLGFAPAVGLEEGLLRTIEWYREARSEEPARSPRREEGRG from the coding sequence ATGTCCAGATACCTGATCACGGGAGGGGCCGGGTTCATCGGGTCCCATCTCGTCCGGGCGTTCGCCCGAGACGCCGAATGGGTCCGGGTTCTCGACGACTTCTCCACGGGCCGAATGGAAAACCTCCGGGGAGCGGGGGAGAGGGTCGAGATCGTCCGAGGGGATCTTCGGGACCTCGATACGGTCCGCCGCGCCGCCCGGGGGGCCGAGTACGTTCTTCATCACGCGGCGGTCGTCTCCGTCCCCCTCTCGATCGCCGACCCGATCCGGACGAACGACGTGAACGTCGGCGGGACGATGAACGTCCTTCTCGCCGCGCGCGAGGAACGGGCGAAACGGGTCGTCTTCGCCTCCTCCACCGCCGTCTACGGCAACTCGGACCGCCTCCCGAAGCGCGAGGAGGATCCGTGCCACCCCTTCTCTCCCTACGCGGCCACCAAGCGGGTCGGCGAGGTGTACGGGGATCTCTTCCACCGTCTCTGGGACGTCCCGTTCGTCGCGCTCCGCTACTTCAACGTCTTCGGCCCGGGGCAGGACGAGAACTCCCCCTACGCCGCCGCGATCCCGCTCTTCATCCGGGCGCTCCTCCGCGGGGAGACGCCCGTGATCTACGGAGACGGCAGGCAGACGCGCGATTTCGTTTACATCGAAGATGTCATACAGGCGAACCGTCTCGCTCTGCATTGTCCAAATGCCGTCGGTCATGTATTCAATATTGCAAACGGCATCGAAATCGATCTCAATCATCTGGTCGCCGTGTTGGGCCGGTTGATCGGATCCCTCCGGAAGCCCCGCTATGCCGAGCCGCGGCCGGGAGACATCCACCGCTCCCTCGCCGACATCCGGCTCGCCCGCGAGGTCCTCGGCTTCGCCCCGGCGGTCGGTCTCGAGGAGGGGCTTCTCCGCACGATCGAATGGTACCGGGAAGCGCGGAGCGAGGAGCCCGCGCGCTCCCCGCGGCGGGAGGAGGGACGCGGATGA
- a CDS encoding PAS domain-containing protein: MSPSRRPALAERVRTEPPLIDALHVGILVFDPSGRLLDINRQAASLLEIPREAEPEAVRSGELPPGSVVTLVAEKTLRDRRPVPETIGPLLGDGSNRLARCTSSAVRDAAGKILAFVLEFQDVTAVVRMEQEVRQLDRLATVGRFASAIAHEIRNPLTGIYAGVQFLEKTLPEGNEQQKMTFRIVREEVERLNRIVEDMLGSARPPVPRFENADPNALARKACRLLEEEGRRRSVRIVFRCDETLPPIRLDPDLIEQVLLNLGRNAIEASPDGGEVLLETSASQGSPLRGAIPCVGGPGVEFRVSDQGPGVAPGERERIFEPFRTSKKRGTGLGLYISFQIMERHGGALWLRTEGGKGAEFSAWVPYRIPGEGPASDRAPR, translated from the coding sequence ATGAGCCCTTCGCGCCGCCCAGCGCTCGCCGAGCGCGTCCGGACCGAGCCGCCGCTGATCGACGCCCTCCACGTGGGGATCCTCGTGTTCGACCCGAGCGGGCGGCTTCTCGACATCAACCGGCAGGCGGCCTCTCTCTTGGAGATCCCGCGGGAGGCCGAACCGGAGGCCGTTCGGTCCGGCGAGCTTCCGCCCGGGAGCGTCGTGACGCTCGTCGCCGAGAAGACCCTGCGCGACCGCCGTCCGGTGCCGGAGACGATCGGTCCTCTCCTCGGGGACGGAAGCAACCGTCTCGCGCGCTGCACGAGCTCCGCGGTCCGCGACGCCGCCGGAAAGATCCTGGCGTTCGTCCTGGAGTTCCAGGACGTCACCGCGGTCGTCCGAATGGAGCAGGAGGTTCGTCAGCTCGACCGTCTCGCGACCGTCGGACGCTTCGCGTCGGCGATCGCCCACGAAATCCGCAACCCGCTCACCGGAATCTACGCGGGCGTTCAGTTTCTCGAGAAGACGCTTCCCGAAGGAAACGAGCAGCAGAAGATGACCTTTCGGATCGTGCGCGAAGAGGTCGAGCGGCTGAACCGGATCGTCGAGGACATGCTCGGATCCGCGCGGCCTCCGGTCCCTCGCTTTGAGAATGCCGACCCGAACGCGCTCGCGCGGAAGGCGTGCCGTCTTCTGGAGGAAGAGGGGAGGAGGCGCTCCGTCCGCATCGTGTTCCGGTGCGATGAGACGCTCCCCCCGATCCGTCTCGATCCGGATCTCATCGAGCAGGTCCTCCTCAACCTGGGGCGGAACGCGATCGAGGCGAGCCCGGACGGGGGAGAGGTTCTCCTGGAGACCTCCGCCTCGCAAGGATCGCCATTGAGGGGCGCGATTCCCTGCGTCGGCGGGCCCGGCGTCGAGTTCCGCGTGAGCGACCAGGGGCCGGGGGTCGCCCCGGGGGAGAGGGAAAGGATCTTCGAGCCGTTCCGGACCTCCAAGAAGCGCGGCACCGGGCTCGGGCTCTACATCTCGTTCCAGATCATGGAGAGGCACGGGGGAGCTCTCTGGCTTCGCACTGAGGGGGGGAAGGGGGCGGAGTTCTCCGCCTGGGTCCCCTATCGGATCCCCGGGGAAGGACCGGCCAGTGACCGCGCTCCAAGGTAG
- a CDS encoding sigma-54-dependent Fis family transcriptional regulator, whose protein sequence is MLARCLEADGHAVESAASGEEALRLFRDKDPDIVLLDLGLPDAAGLDVLDEIRRIREDAAVIIVTAENDLRSAVEAMRRGAFDYLAKPVDTDYLSLQLERILLADRKTRELDHLRRSRRKEYGIDFVMSPKSRMAAVLGIVRQVAESDSTSMLIEGESGTGKELVAHILHNLSARASGPFLDINCASLPEQLLESELFGHEKGAYTDAHAQKKGLLELADGGTLFLDEVGEMSLTIQVKLLRVLEKKSFRRVGGVKDIQVGVRIVSATNRDLSEEVRAGRFREDLYYRLKVVPLRLPPLRERPEDIPLLAAHFLGVFNAQFRRSFRGFSPEAAEALRRYPWPGNIREMRNVLERTVLLGRGEWIEPGDLHLDSSPGSSGNGLLARLGEALEGRIGEEGFPLEETLQEIEKWIILQASERTRWNQTSTARLLRMNRDKLRYRMKQHDLARD, encoded by the coding sequence ATGCTCGCCCGCTGCCTCGAGGCGGACGGGCACGCGGTCGAGAGCGCCGCGAGCGGGGAGGAGGCGCTGCGCCTCTTCCGCGACAAGGATCCCGACATCGTTCTCTTGGATCTTGGGCTCCCCGACGCGGCCGGTCTCGACGTTCTCGACGAGATCCGGCGGATCCGCGAGGACGCGGCGGTCATCATCGTGACCGCAGAGAACGACCTCCGATCCGCCGTCGAGGCGATGCGGCGGGGGGCGTTCGACTATCTCGCCAAGCCGGTCGACACCGACTATCTCTCTCTCCAGCTCGAGCGCATCCTCCTCGCCGACCGGAAGACGCGAGAGCTCGACCACCTCAGGCGAAGCCGGCGCAAGGAGTACGGGATCGACTTCGTGATGAGCCCGAAGAGCCGAATGGCGGCGGTTCTCGGGATCGTGCGGCAGGTCGCGGAGAGCGACTCGACGAGCATGCTCATCGAGGGGGAGAGCGGCACGGGGAAGGAGCTCGTCGCCCACATCCTTCACAACTTGAGCGCGCGCGCGTCCGGACCGTTTCTCGACATCAACTGCGCGTCGCTCCCCGAGCAGCTTCTCGAAAGCGAGCTCTTCGGCCACGAGAAGGGGGCCTACACCGATGCGCACGCGCAGAAGAAGGGGCTCCTCGAGCTCGCCGACGGCGGGACCCTCTTCCTTGACGAAGTAGGGGAGATGAGCTTGACTATCCAAGTCAAGCTCCTGCGCGTGCTCGAGAAGAAATCGTTCCGGCGCGTCGGAGGGGTGAAGGATATTCAGGTCGGCGTCCGGATCGTCTCGGCGACGAACCGGGATCTTTCGGAGGAAGTGCGCGCGGGACGCTTCCGCGAGGATCTCTACTACCGGCTCAAGGTGGTCCCGCTCCGGCTGCCGCCCCTTCGGGAGAGGCCCGAGGACATCCCTCTTCTCGCGGCGCACTTCCTCGGCGTCTTCAACGCGCAGTTCCGGCGATCCTTCCGCGGGTTCTCGCCGGAGGCGGCGGAGGCGCTCCGGCGCTACCCGTGGCCCGGGAACATTCGGGAGATGCGGAACGTCCTCGAGCGGACGGTCCTGCTCGGGAGGGGGGAATGGATCGAACCGGGAGACCTTCATCTGGACTCCTCTCCGGGGAGCTCCGGAAACGGGCTTCTCGCGCGGCTCGGCGAGGCGCTGGAGGGGCGGATCGGCGAGGAGGGCTTCCCCCTCGAGGAGACGCTTCAAGAGATCGAAAAATGGATCATCCTTCAAGCATCGGAACGAACCCGTTGGAACCAGACGTCCACCGCCCGGCTCCTCCGCATGAATCGGGACAAGCTCCGCTATCGGATGAAGCAGCACGATCTCGCGCGCGACTAG
- a CDS encoding LptE family protein, producing MEPDVHRPAPPHESGQAPLSDEAARSRARLVPFPASAVLLAALLATLACGYGLSARTNPHIRTIAVPLFQNDTLEKGIEEKLTADIIDVLQENRALTLTNERNADSVLLGKIIEYQRTPSSYDQSENVQEYKVTIILAVDYEDRVKRRTLWSEPRLLGWSTYFVVPTPGHEAEEEEDAQARAIRKLAEDIKTRTVEGW from the coding sequence TTGGAACCAGACGTCCACCGCCCGGCTCCTCCGCATGAATCGGGACAAGCTCCGCTATCGGATGAAGCAGCACGATCTCGCGCGCGACTAGTCCCGTTCCCCGCGTCCGCCGTTCTTCTCGCGGCTCTTCTCGCGACTCTTGCCTGCGGGTACGGGCTCTCCGCCCGAACGAACCCGCACATCCGCACGATCGCGGTCCCGCTCTTCCAGAACGACACGCTCGAAAAGGGGATCGAGGAGAAGCTGACCGCGGACATCATCGATGTCCTGCAGGAGAACCGGGCTCTCACCCTCACGAACGAGCGGAACGCCGACTCGGTCCTTCTCGGCAAGATCATCGAATACCAGCGCACGCCCTCGTCCTACGACCAGAGCGAGAACGTGCAGGAGTACAAGGTCACGATCATCCTCGCCGTCGACTACGAGGATCGCGTCAAGCGTCGCACGCTCTGGAGCGAGCCGCGCCTCCTCGGTTGGTCGACCTACTTCGTCGTCCCGACCCCCGGCCACGAGGCGGAGGAAGAGGAGGACGCTCAGGCCCGCGCGATCCGCAAGCTCGCCGAGGACATCAAGACCCGCACCGTCGAGGGCTGGTAG
- a CDS encoding SpoIIE family protein phosphatase, whose translation MDEVRRPRGGILHLLLLLLFPLLLLYALLSFLALGRAPDFGMSQRLFEITKIVPNGPAARAGFRLGDRVESVNGIPVGETVRLFKDHGRIRSGHTVAFTVRRGSETLDLSVTAGEKLRVERLRDLARTVVGLCFLLVGLVVYRNRADTAATAFYLVGVLFAFSLIEPPATGDVRVQALIKIARDASVLFLPPLFLQFVLLFPHEKKIPRRLFLLRPIRMRGRTLLRFPLHAVSLAIFAATALITFRIYTTGRMNPGLLSLFQLLAAFYLMLCFVGGVAAFIHSYAHTANLEMRKKLRGVLLGTTAALLPIGVYSALRQVNTGWEVRWDPVLTLLVALLPLSFGHAIIRYRLLDFELILKRGVFYTLLTAFLATVYLVLVDLASRVLRGLVAGSDIPATLLSLFFIALLFSPARDAIQKWVDRTFYREKYEHRKTLHEFSAALTTILDRETLLRLLVDRISSALHIPKVAVFLRDPKSKGLLLRAETGPGALDGGSALFAGAEGPRLPDFLREQAGVLPIERIAAGGSGWLTDAERDELRRLDTSLLLPLVSGEETVGIISLGRKRSGELYSHEDRQLLKTLANQAALAIENSDLHHSVIEKEKMERELRLAREIQLGFLPRRAPELAEVAIGALNAPCRTIGGDYYDFLVTRPRGLGIAIADAAGHGVPAALLMANLQATFRVEALTHSSPAEVLCRVNAFAARQSQESHFVTCFYGLIDLRSGMFRFANAGHIPPLLVGADGSCRRLEDSDLLLGVEDGIVYREHAVDLSPGDLLVLHTDGVTDEPNRNDESFGSKRFEECVVANRRLDPSDLCSLILRNVMEFMGGEPGDDITLVAVRYL comes from the coding sequence ATGGACGAAGTCCGCCGGCCCCGAGGCGGCATCCTTCATCTTCTTCTCCTCCTTCTCTTCCCCCTTCTTCTCCTCTATGCCCTGCTCAGCTTCCTCGCGCTCGGACGCGCTCCCGACTTCGGGATGTCGCAGCGCCTTTTCGAGATCACGAAGATCGTCCCGAACGGTCCGGCCGCGCGCGCCGGCTTCCGTCTCGGAGACCGCGTCGAGAGCGTGAACGGCATCCCCGTGGGCGAGACGGTCCGTCTCTTCAAAGACCACGGGCGGATTCGTTCGGGACACACGGTCGCGTTCACGGTCCGACGAGGGAGCGAGACCCTCGACCTCTCCGTCACGGCCGGTGAGAAGCTCCGCGTGGAGAGGCTCCGCGATCTCGCCCGAACGGTCGTCGGTCTTTGCTTTCTTCTCGTCGGTCTCGTCGTCTACAGGAACCGCGCGGACACGGCCGCGACCGCGTTCTACCTGGTGGGCGTTCTTTTCGCGTTCTCCCTCATCGAGCCCCCCGCGACCGGAGATGTCCGCGTGCAGGCGCTCATCAAGATTGCCCGAGACGCTTCGGTTCTCTTCCTCCCCCCTCTTTTCCTCCAGTTCGTTCTTCTTTTTCCCCACGAGAAGAAGATCCCGAGGCGGCTCTTCCTTCTCCGTCCGATCCGCATGCGGGGACGCACGCTTCTCCGCTTCCCCCTTCACGCGGTCAGCCTTGCGATCTTCGCGGCGACCGCGCTGATCACCTTCCGGATCTACACGACCGGCCGGATGAACCCGGGGCTCCTCTCGCTCTTTCAGCTCCTCGCCGCGTTCTACCTCATGCTCTGCTTCGTCGGCGGCGTGGCCGCGTTCATCCATAGCTACGCGCACACCGCGAACCTCGAGATGCGGAAGAAGCTGCGCGGTGTTCTTCTCGGAACGACCGCGGCCCTCCTCCCGATCGGCGTGTACAGCGCGCTCCGCCAAGTAAACACCGGCTGGGAAGTCCGATGGGACCCGGTCCTCACGCTCCTCGTGGCTCTCCTCCCGCTCAGCTTCGGTCACGCGATCATTCGGTATCGGCTGCTCGACTTCGAGCTGATTCTGAAGAGGGGGGTCTTCTACACGCTCCTTACGGCGTTTCTGGCGACCGTCTATCTCGTCCTGGTCGATCTCGCGAGCCGCGTCCTCCGGGGCCTCGTCGCGGGAAGCGACATCCCCGCCACCCTCCTCTCGCTCTTCTTCATCGCCCTTCTCTTCTCTCCGGCCCGAGACGCGATCCAGAAATGGGTCGATCGAACGTTTTATCGTGAAAAATACGAACATCGAAAGACCCTCCACGAGTTCAGCGCGGCCCTCACGACGATTCTCGATCGGGAGACCTTGCTCCGGCTCCTCGTCGACCGGATCTCCTCCGCGCTTCATATTCCGAAGGTCGCCGTCTTCCTCCGCGATCCGAAATCGAAGGGGCTCCTCCTTCGGGCGGAGACCGGGCCGGGAGCGCTCGACGGGGGGAGCGCCCTCTTCGCGGGAGCCGAGGGACCGCGGCTTCCCGACTTCCTCCGCGAGCAAGCGGGCGTCCTTCCGATCGAGCGGATCGCGGCCGGAGGATCGGGGTGGCTCACGGACGCGGAGCGGGACGAGCTCCGGAGGCTGGACACCTCCCTCCTCCTCCCTCTCGTCTCGGGAGAGGAGACGGTCGGGATCATCTCCCTCGGGCGGAAGCGTTCCGGAGAGCTCTACTCGCACGAGGACCGGCAGCTTCTCAAGACGCTCGCGAACCAGGCGGCCCTCGCGATCGAGAACTCCGATCTCCACCACAGCGTGATCGAGAAGGAGAAGATGGAGCGGGAGCTCCGTCTCGCCCGCGAGATCCAGCTCGGGTTCCTTCCGCGCCGCGCGCCCGAGCTTGCGGAGGTCGCCATCGGCGCGCTCAACGCTCCCTGCCGCACGATCGGAGGAGATTACTACGACTTCCTCGTCACGCGCCCGCGCGGACTCGGCATCGCGATCGCGGACGCCGCGGGGCACGGCGTCCCCGCCGCCCTCCTCATGGCGAACCTCCAGGCGACGTTTCGGGTCGAGGCGCTCACGCACTCCTCCCCCGCGGAGGTCCTCTGCCGCGTAAACGCCTTCGCCGCTCGCCAGAGCCAGGAATCCCACTTCGTGACCTGCTTCTACGGCCTCATCGACCTTCGGAGCGGCATGTTCCGGTTCGCGAACGCGGGGCACATCCCGCCGCTCCTCGTCGGGGCGGACGGCTCCTGCCGCCGGCTCGAGGACTCGGATCTCCTCCTTGGCGTCGAGGACGGGATCGTCTACCGCGAGCACGCGGTCGACCTCTCGCCGGGAGATCTTCTCGTGCTGCACACGGACGGGGTGACGGACGAGCCGAACCGGAACGACGAGAGCTTCGGCTCGAAACGGTTCGAGGAGTGTGTCGTCGCGAACCGCCGTCTCGACCCTTCGGATCTTTGCAGTCTCATTCTTCGAAACGTCATGGAGTTCATGGGGGGCGAGCCGGGCGACGACATCACGCTCGTCGCCGTCCGCTACTTGTAG
- a CDS encoding FliA/WhiG family RNA polymerase sigma factor, giving the protein MDSIEVVWRKYQKRRTKRVRDRLVLEYMPLVKYVAGRLAVGLPSSVQIDDLIGSGTLGLMSAVERYDPSLDNKFSTFAISRIRGAMLDELRAMDWVPRSVRRKARQLEDAHARIESVQGRPARDDELASEMSIELREYFQLLEDVRGATLLSLNEHCSTGDEESASEIHETVQDTNCVDPIAVLEVQKMRKVLDESLDHLPDRERLVLILYYYEEMTLKEIGAILGVSESRVSQIHTKAVMRLRARLRHETEVLEAAEDEPHALASLPNEREEKKRELARAALGIV; this is encoded by the coding sequence ATGGATTCGATCGAGGTCGTGTGGAGGAAGTATCAGAAGCGCCGGACGAAGAGGGTCCGAGACCGGCTCGTTCTCGAGTACATGCCCCTTGTCAAGTATGTGGCGGGGAGGCTGGCCGTCGGGTTGCCGTCCAGCGTCCAAATCGACGATCTGATCGGTTCCGGCACCCTCGGGCTGATGTCCGCGGTCGAGCGCTACGACCCGAGCCTCGACAACAAGTTCTCGACCTTCGCGATCTCGCGGATCCGCGGGGCGATGCTCGACGAGCTTCGCGCGATGGATTGGGTTCCCCGCTCGGTCCGCCGCAAGGCCCGGCAGCTCGAGGATGCCCATGCGCGCATCGAGAGCGTCCAGGGGCGCCCGGCACGCGACGATGAGCTCGCGAGCGAGATGTCGATCGAGCTCCGCGAGTACTTCCAACTCCTCGAGGACGTGCGCGGGGCGACCCTTCTCTCGCTGAACGAGCACTGCTCGACGGGGGACGAGGAGTCGGCAAGCGAGATCCACGAGACCGTCCAAGACACGAACTGCGTCGATCCGATCGCGGTTCTCGAAGTTCAGAAGATGCGCAAGGTCCTCGATGAATCGCTCGATCACCTCCCGGACCGCGAGCGCCTCGTGCTCATTCTCTACTACTACGAAGAGATGACGCTGAAGGAGATCGGCGCGATCCTCGGCGTCTCCGAGTCCCGCGTCTCCCAAATCCACACGAAGGCGGTCATGCGTCTCCGGGCGCGTCTCCGGCACGAGACCGAGGTTCTCGAGGCGGCGGAGGACGAGCCGCACGCGCTCGCCAGCCTGCCGAACGAACGCGAGGAGAAGAAGCGGGAGCTTGCACGGGCCGCGTTGGGGATCGTGTGA
- a CDS encoding sigma-54-dependent Fis family transcriptional regulator, which produces MSGVSSRVLLIGGEKRLRWGVGAALIEAGYSVEEAQEGSEGIAAARDRSTALVVLDAELADLPVMDCVRRIREADPNVLILLLVPPRLREAVSEASRLGGCHSLEKPINPQRLAAMAMNLLADTEIRQEVQRIEPIVVGNRQSDRLILGRSKKMQEVYRIVERVAASPRATVLIEGESGTGKEMIAKAIHHGTPGRSGPFMEINCGSLPASLLESELFGHEKGAFTDAKTLKKGLIETATGGTLFLDEIGEMPIELQAVLLRVIETKRFKRVGGTEDIEVNLRIIAATNQDLRKAVAEKRFRKDLYYRLNVVPIHVPPLRERPEDLPVLASYFIDVFNKDLSKNIRGLSPSARARLQEYNWPGNVRELRNVIERAILLESEDLILLEHLPLEISAGMVESFEMEEPEDFVPVPLSEAERVQILKTIEWARGNKTKAARTLGISRQTLREKLRQYEAGRASS; this is translated from the coding sequence GTGAGCGGCGTATCGTCCCGTGTCCTTCTGATCGGCGGCGAGAAGAGGCTTCGGTGGGGGGTGGGGGCGGCCCTGATCGAGGCCGGCTACTCGGTGGAGGAGGCGCAGGAAGGGAGCGAGGGAATCGCCGCCGCCCGTGATCGCTCAACCGCCCTGGTCGTCCTCGACGCGGAGCTCGCCGATCTTCCCGTCATGGACTGCGTCCGGCGGATCCGCGAGGCGGATCCGAATGTCCTCATCCTTCTTCTCGTTCCCCCGCGCCTTCGCGAGGCCGTCTCCGAGGCGTCGCGCCTCGGCGGTTGTCATTCTCTCGAAAAGCCGATCAACCCGCAGAGGCTTGCCGCGATGGCGATGAACCTTCTCGCCGACACCGAGATCCGGCAGGAAGTGCAGCGGATCGAGCCGATCGTCGTCGGGAACCGCCAGAGCGACCGGCTCATCCTCGGCCGAAGCAAGAAGATGCAGGAGGTCTACCGGATCGTCGAGCGAGTCGCCGCGAGCCCGCGCGCCACCGTGCTGATCGAAGGGGAGAGCGGGACGGGGAAGGAGATGATCGCCAAGGCGATTCACCATGGAACGCCGGGGCGGAGCGGCCCGTTCATGGAGATCAACTGCGGTTCGCTCCCCGCCAGCCTTCTCGAGAGCGAGCTCTTCGGGCACGAGAAGGGAGCCTTCACCGACGCGAAGACCTTGAAGAAGGGGCTGATCGAAACGGCGACGGGGGGGACGCTTTTCCTCGACGAGATCGGAGAGATGCCGATCGAGCTGCAGGCGGTTCTTCTTCGCGTGATCGAGACCAAGCGGTTCAAGCGCGTCGGAGGAACCGAGGATATCGAGGTGAACCTCCGCATCATCGCGGCGACGAACCAGGATCTTCGAAAGGCGGTCGCGGAGAAGCGGTTTCGCAAGGATCTCTACTACCGCCTGAACGTCGTGCCGATCCACGTCCCGCCCCTCCGAGAGCGCCCGGAGGATCTTCCGGTTCTTGCGAGTTATTTTATAGATGTCTTTAATAAAGATCTTTCAAAGAATATCCGCGGCCTTTCCCCGTCCGCCCGGGCGCGGCTTCAGGAGTACAACTGGCCGGGAAACGTGCGCGAGCTTCGCAACGTGATCGAGCGCGCGATCCTTCTCGAGAGCGAGGACCTCATCCTCCTCGAGCATCTGCCGCTGGAAATCTCCGCGGGGATGGTCGAGTCGTTCGAGATGGAGGAGCCTGAGGACTTCGTCCCCGTCCCGCTCTCCGAGGCGGAAAGGGTCCAGATCCTGAAGACGATCGAGTGGGCCCGGGGGAACAAGACGAAGGCCGCCCGCACGCTGGGGATCTCGAGGCAGACTTTGCGGGAGAAGCTGCGCCAGTACGAAGCGGGTCGGGCCTCGAGCTGA
- a CDS encoding PilZ domain-containing protein, whose product MKREPFHTGQILEIAVGERIDNRLYRAQVAQVDDHHLVLHVPGFDPLGFVDLLKGTGVTLRTTWKGEPHLGASKLAEHFKDSSPYLVIRHPSSLEPLRREARARVRAELRANYVLKVAPPIHPADAEEGNGESLLALFRVPEPIDPGTCLRIEIEDCDGKPLSLEGRVRHVRRDPEDGSRYALDFRIENLDGATERRLLRTLLSPRGAEAEERGGLGPGEAE is encoded by the coding sequence ATGAAACGGGAACCGTTCCATACCGGCCAAATCCTCGAGATCGCGGTCGGGGAGCGAATCGACAATCGGCTGTATCGGGCCCAGGTCGCGCAGGTGGACGATCATCATCTGGTCCTTCACGTCCCGGGTTTCGATCCGCTGGGCTTCGTCGATCTCCTCAAGGGAACCGGCGTGACGCTTCGCACGACATGGAAAGGCGAGCCGCACCTCGGCGCATCGAAGCTGGCCGAGCATTTCAAGGATTCCTCTCCGTATCTCGTGATCCGCCATCCCTCGAGTCTCGAGCCGCTTCGGAGGGAGGCGCGTGCGCGCGTGCGCGCGGAGCTCCGGGCGAATTACGTTCTCAAGGTGGCGCCGCCGATCCACCCGGCCGACGCGGAAGAGGGGAACGGGGAGAGCCTCCTGGCGCTCTTTCGGGTTCCCGAGCCGATCGACCCGGGAACGTGCCTCCGGATCGAGATCGAGGACTGCGACGGGAAGCCTCTGTCCCTCGAGGGACGGGTCCGGCATGTGCGTCGCGATCCGGAGGACGGGTCGCGATACGCCCTGGATTTTCGGATCGAGAACCTGGATGGGGCGACCGAGCGCCGTCTTCTTCGCACGCTGCTCAGCCCTCGCGGAGCCGAGGCCGAGGAGCGCGGGGGCCTCGGCCCCGGGGAGGCCGAGTGA
- a CDS encoding tetratricopeptide repeat protein, with protein MSAETNQRDDSLRAPDRHDRFRRALIEYRSAPRLLRSLSKCLAAEGRFEEALECVFESLTVDPAQPALLLRAAEWLAILGRHEDAVRFCERYQALRPTSPRGYVRMGDCLLRQGYLWSAADAYIRALSCRPESRLLRSRVRRVMRLCEGAEG; from the coding sequence ATGTCGGCCGAGACGAACCAAAGAGACGACTCGCTGCGCGCGCCGGACCGGCACGACCGATTCCGGCGGGCGCTCATCGAGTACCGCTCGGCGCCCCGCCTGCTCAGGAGCCTCTCGAAGTGCCTCGCGGCGGAGGGACGTTTCGAGGAAGCGCTGGAGTGCGTCTTCGAGAGCCTGACGGTCGATCCTGCCCAGCCGGCGCTCCTTCTCCGTGCAGCCGAATGGCTCGCGATCCTCGGCCGTCACGAAGACGCCGTCCGCTTCTGCGAGCGCTACCAAGCCCTACGCCCCACGAGCCCGCGCGGATACGTCCGCATGGGGGACTGCCTTCTTCGCCAGGGCTACCTCTGGTCCGCCGCCGACGCCTACATCCGCGCGCTCTCCTGCCGTCCGGAAAGCCGTCTCCTGAGGAGTCGCGTCCGGAGGGTGATGCGACTCTGCGAGGGGGCGGAGGGCTGA